The Leishmania major strain Friedlin complete genome, chromosome 23 nucleotide sequence AAAGACtcgaggggagagagacacgcactagagggggcggcagcggcagcgcgatAAGCTAGTAAGAGAGGTGCTCGCTCCGGCATATGAAGGTAGTGGTGGAGAGGTGGGCAGGGAAGAGGATATGCGCGTGTATAGAGGCAATCGAAAAGAAACAAGAAACAAAGACCGTCCACGCAGGGGCAGCGAGCGTGAAGCTAGAACCGGCGAtcacagcacacacagagacagggCCTGGCATGGCCACAGTTGCGTAGCAGCAGCCCAGGTACCAAACTCCCGGCAGTgaccgcgcacgcaccgacGACGTCTACGGCTCGCCCAGCCCAGCCCATACCGCACACTcggaggcgcagaggggagggcaagCCAAGAAAGCTGGCAGTGGTCAGGAGGTGCAGCCACAGCAACCCCGTGCAGGCATCAGCCACtgtgtgggggagagagacaaagcgggagagacacacgcagtCCACATGCGAGGATGCACGAGCGGCGGGGTGCAGAGCACGGCTCGCACACAAGCCCGGACGCAGCCCACTAGTTGCCGGCAGCGTGCTCCTTCGGCTGATCATCGTTACCATCCTCATTGCccttgcctccctctcccacgtTGTCTCCATCttcgctcttcttctgcaCATCCCCGTCGTTCTGCTGCACAAGGACGCCGTCCTTCTCATCGCTTCGAGTGGTCGTATCGATGTTACCCGCACTTTTCTGGGGCTCCTTTGCGGAGTCCTTCGTGCAAGAGCTTCCCATGGTGTATAAGCGGGGGAGATAGATAACTGTttagagggggagggagtagTGAAAGGGTGGGTGGAGCGCGACTATGGATATAAGCGAGTCGAGTCAAgcgtgcgcgggcgctgAGGGTGGCGGGGTGCACACGAGAAGGGGGTCGAATAGTCTAAGCGGGCTGTAGAGGGGCGTATAGGCGAGCCTGTAACGGGGAAAGTCTGCGATGGTGCACGTCAGCGAAGGTTGTGAGGCAGGGGGGACGGcaaagagcagcagcagatagCAGTGTAGGCCACAGAGTGAAGCACGCGGTATGATCGAAGGTTTATAAGCAGAAGCGCAGTGGCCAGGCAACGAGGCCAGCGCCGCTCTTGGCATCGACGGCGCGGACCTACCCACGAGCTCACGCGCGAGAGGCTCAGCCCGGCAAGCAGCCGGAAGAAGACGTTGCCCTGCATGATGGGGCAGTGGGGCGCGTTCGGGCGCACACCTCGTTCTCCCAGCGTCTAGGCGTGCCAGCCACTAAGTCGCACcacgccgcgcacacgtccgcgtgtgtgcgtgtgcgcgctcccTGCGTCGGCGCACTTCTTTTTCCGCTTTCCCTTTTCTACGGCGCAGTACAGCattgccgccacggcagacTCGTGTGCAGAGACGAGGGCAGCCGCGGGGGCCGACAGACacgggaagagagaggcgcacagacagacacacgccgcaCCTCATCTCAgcacgccgcggccgccgcgcgtcACCACCGTCACAGAGAACGGCGAAGGGACTGTGGGGCAGAGGAGGGACTGACGCACAAACAACGGGCATCAAGAAAAGCAAACACAGAAGGCAATACAGCGATCTCTagcacgagagagagcgcgaaaAACGAGAGAAGAGCAAAATACAACAAAAAAGTACAACGGCGACCAGTGCATGGCAAATTCTCACCAGGCAggtcggcggcacggcgtgTGTGGTTTGTATGCCCACATACACGCCACCGCACAAAATGCGCAGAGGCAAGCACAAAAGATGGAGACATGTGCACCACGCGTGCCCCCTCCATACAGAGCAGATGGAGTTCCTCCAATACTGCGCTACGGATAGACGAGACGCCACCGTACCCATGGTGCAGGCCTtgggaaaggagggaagTAACCCTCGACATATAGCGGATGATCATAAACAACAAGGGACATACACAAACTCATAAAGAGAGGAGGATAGATAGAGAAAAGCACGCCGTGCAGTGACAGCGGTGGAagccgtgtgcgtgggccATGTCAGCGTACACATACAGACGCATAGGCGAGGGTGGCGTGTACGGGAAAAAGGCGTATGTAGACAGTGGTGCAGGCAggacagcggtgctggcggggTCCACCAAGGACGCCCCACCCCCCGAGTCTAAATCCAAGGCACTCAGAGAGTACAACAAGGGACACAGGCGGGAGAGGTGCAgcatcgacacacacacacacagtggaGGTAGAGAGGGGTTGCACCGCAGAGGACGCCGCGAGAAGGGGAAGCACACCACGAAGATAGAGGAGTtgtccgtgcgtgtgtgtgtgtgtgtgtgtgtgtgtgtctgccagCATGCGACGGCGTCCCGCAGACCGCACCGTCGCTGCATCAGAAGTTACGAAATAAATACAGGACACAAAAGGTGTATAGGCAGGATGCGTTACGAGCCACCGCTTAGCTTGTCCTTGATGCTCTCAACCGTGCTGCTCACTGCGTCACGGACCTCTGCAGCCTTGTTCCCCACATCGTCCTTCAGCTCCTGGATCTTGTCGTGCACATtgtccttcgcctccgccgcggcgtttTTCATCTGGTCCCTTGTCTCCTGGTCCATCTTGGTCTGCGCGGATCGATCTTGAGGCGCtgcttgtgtgtgggtgtgggtgtgggtgtgtgtgtgtgtgtgtgtgtgtgtatgtgaaGGGCAGAGCGTCCAGAGGAAGTGAGAGCTCCAAAAGAGATGTCAGTGAGAGACCGCGTATGCCGAGGCGACGTCTGCGTCATATACGTACACAttacatgtatatatacatcaCCGGAAACACCCACACGTGGAAACGGAGCAAAGCAGAATGGAGGTGAGCGGCAGAAATTCGCATGCAAGGACCACACCGACAAAAGAAAGGacgcagaagcagcgctcAGGCACATCCCCCGGAACAGAATGTAGGACGCGCCACGTACACAAAGACGCGGCCGCCAGCCAATGCGTAGAGCAAGTCGGCTACCAGCACAGCTACCGCGCATCCCtcagcagcacggcacgTGGGAGCAGTGGGGCGCGTTCGGGCGCACACCTCGTTCTCCCAGCGTCTAGGCGTGCCAGCCACTAAGTCGCACcacgccgcgcacacgtccgcgtgtgtgcgtgtgcgcgctcccTGCGTCGGCGCACTTCTTTTTCCGCTTTCCCTTTTCTACGGCGCAGTACAGCattgccgccacggcagacTCGTGTGCAGAGGCGAGGGCAGCCGCGGGGGCCGACAGACacgggaagagagaggcgcacagacagacacacgccgcaCCTCATCCCAgcacgccgcggccgccgctcgcTGCCTTCAAAATAACAAAATGAAAGGGAGCGACAAACACGCGCAAGGAACAAagaaagaagggggagagccCAAGAAGAGACTCACTTGAAAGACAGAAAAGACAGAGCGAGATCATAAgcaaggagagaggcggagtgACGGAGGAAAGAGGGCGTCCCTCAAATCGGGAAGGCCAAGCGTGCATCGTGTCGAAGCCGGATACAACGCCCACACGgcaacaaacacacacacgcagagagacgACCCGAGCGGCTCTTTTCTTCGTActacacgcatgcgtgtagTACAAATACAGCCGAGCAAACACCATGCAGAGAAGTGAGCAGAAAGCAAGGGAAAAGACtcgaggggagagagacacgcactagagggggcggcagcggcagcgcgatAAGCTAGTAAGAGAGGTGCTCGCTCCGGCATATGAAGGTAGTGGTGGAGAGGTGGGCAGGGAAGAGGATATGCGCGTGTATAGAGGCAATCGAAAAGAAACAAGAAACAAAGACCGTCCACGCAGGGGCAGCGAGCGTGAAGCTAGAACCGGCGAtcacagcacacacagagacagggCCTGGCATGGCCACAGTTGCGTAGCAGCAGCCCAGGTACCAAACTCCCGGCAGTgaccgcgcacgcaccgacGACGTCTACGGCTCGCCCAGCCCAGCCCATACCGCACACTcggaggcgcagaggggagggcaagCCAAGAAAGCTGGCAGTGGTCAGGAGGTGCAGCCACAGCAACCCCGTGCAGGCATCAGCCACtgtgtgggggagagagacaaagcgggagagacacacgcagtCCACATGCGAGGATGCACGAGCGGCGGGGTGCAGAGCACGGCTCGCACACAAGCCCGGACGCAGCCCACTAGTTGCCGGCAGCGTGCTCCTTCGGCTGATCATCGTTACCATCCTCATTGCccttgcctccctctcccacgtTGTCTCCATCttcgctcttcttctgcaCATCCCCGTCGTTCTGCTGCACAAGGACGCCGTCCTTCTCATCGCTTCGAGTGGTCGTATCGATGTTACCCGCACTTTTCTGGGGCTCCTTTGCGGAGTCCTTCGTGCAAGAGCTTCCCATGGTGTATAAGCGGGGGAGATAGATAACTGTttagagggggagggagtagTGAAAGGGTGGGTGGAGCGCGACTATGGATATAAGCGAGTCGAGTCAAgcgtgcgcgggcgctgAGGGTGGCGGGGTGCACACGAGAAGGGGGTCGAATAGTCTAAGCGGGCTGTAGAGGGGCGTATAGGCGAGCCTGTAACGGGGAAAGTCTGCGATGGTGCACGTCAGCGAAGGTTGTGAGGCAGGGGGGACGGcaaagagcagcagcagatagCAGTGTAGGCCACAGAGTGAAGCACGCGGTATGATCGAAGGTTTATAAGCAGAAGCGCAGTGGCCAGGCAACGAGGCCAGCGCCGCTCTTGGCATCGACGGCGCGGACCTACCCACGAGCTCACGCGCGAGAGGCTCAGCCCGGCAAGCAGCCGGAAGAAGACGTTGCCCTGCATGATGGGGCAGTGGGGCGCGTTCGGGCGCACACCTCGTTCTCCCAGCGTCTAGGCGTGCCAGCCACTAAGTCGCACcacgccgcgcacacgtccgcgtgtgtgcgtgtgcgcgctccctgcgtcggcgcgctTCTTTTTCCGCTTTCCCTTTTCTACGGCGCAGTACAGCattgccgccacggcagacTCGTGTGCAGAGACGAGGGCAGCCGCGGGGGCCGACAGACacgggaagagagaggcgcacagacagacacacgccgcaCCTCATCCCAgcacgccgcggccgccgctcgcTGCCTTCAAAATAACAAAATGAAAGGGAGCGACAAACACGCGCAAGGAACAAagaaagaagggggagagccCAAGAAGAGACTCACTTGAAAGACAGAAAAGACAGAGCGAGATCATAAgcaaggagagaggcggagtgACGGAGGAAAGAGGGCGTCCCTCAAATCGGGAAGGCCAAGCGTGCATCGTGTCGAAGCCGGATACAACGCCCACACGgcaacaaacacacacacgcagagagacgACCCGAGCGGCTCTTTTCTTCGTActacacgcatgcgtgtagTACAAATACAGCCGAGCAAACACCATGCAGAGAAGTGAGCAGAAAGCAAGGGAAAAGACtcgaggggagagagacacgcactagagggggcggcagcggcagcgcgatAAGCTAGTAAGAGAGGTGCTCGCTCCGGCATATGAAGGTAGTGGTGGAGAGGTGGGCAGGGAAGAGGATATGCGCGTGTATAGAGGCAATCGAAAAGAAACAAGAAACAAAGACCGTCCACGCAGGGGCAGCGAGCGTGAAGCTAGAACCGGCGAtcacagcacacacagagacagggCCTGGCATGGCCACAGTTGCGTAGCAGCAGCCCAGGTACCAAACTCCCGGCAGTgaccgcgcacgcaccgacGACGTCTACGGCTCGCCCAGCCCAGCCCATACCGCACACTcggaggcgcagaggggagggcaagCCAAGAAAGCTGGCAGTGGTCAGGAGGTGCAGCCACAGCAACCCCGTGCAGGCATCAGCCACtgtgtgggggagagagacaaagcgggagagacacacgcagtCCACATGCGAGGATGCACGAGCGGCGGGGTGCAGAGCACGGCTCGCACACAAGCCCGGACGCAGCCCACTAGTTGCCGGCAGCGTGCTCCTTCGGCTGATCATCGTTACCATCCTCATTGCccttgcctccctctcccacgtTGTCTCCATCttcgctcttcttctgcaCATCCCCGTCGTTCTTCGGCGCATGGCCATCCTCCTTCGGGGCATGGTCATCGTTCTTCGGCGCATGGCCATCCTCCTTCGGGGCATGGTCATCGTTCTTCGGCGCATGGCCATCCTCCTTCGGGGCATGGTCATCGTTCTTCGGCGCATGGCCATCCTCCTTCGGGGCATGGTCATCGTTCTTCGGCGCATGGCCATCCTCCTTCGGGCCACCGTCGTCGTTCTTCCCTGTATGGCCATCCTCCTTCGGGCAACGGTCTTCGTTGTTCGGCGTGAAGCCATCATCCTTCGGGTCATATTCGTTGGTCCGACCGCCGGCGCTCTTCCGGGAGCCACTCGCATTCCCTCCCTGGTTGGTCTCATTGGTACTCTTGATCTTATCCGCACTTTTCTGGGGCTCCTTTGCGGAGTCCTTCGTGCAAGAGCTTCCCATGGTGTATAAGCGGGGGAGATAGATAACTGTttagagggggagggagtagTGAAAGGGTGGGTGGAGCGCGACTATGGATATAAGCGAGTCGAGTCAAgcgtgcgcgggcgctgAGGGTGGCGGGGTGCACACGAGAAGGGGGTCGAATAGTCTAAGCGGGCTGTAGAGGGGCGTATAGGCGAGCCTGTAACGGGGAAAGTCTGCGATGGTGCACGTCAGCGAAGGTTGTGAGGCAGGGGGGACGGcaaagagcagcagcagatagCAGTGTAGGCCACAGAGTGAAGCACGCGGTATGATCGAAGGTTTATAAGCAGAAGCGCAGTGGCCAGGCAACGAGGCCAGCGCCGCTCTTGGCATCGACGGCGCGGACCTACCCACGAGCTCACGCGCGAGAGGCTCAGCCCGGCAAGCAGCCGGAAGAAGACGTTGCCCTGCATGATGGGGCAGTGGGGCGCGTTCGGGCGCACACCTCGTTCTCCCAGCGTCTAGGCGTGCCAGCCACTAAGTCGCACcacgccgcgcacacgtccgcgtgtgtgcgtgtgcgcgctcccTGCGTCGGCGCACTTCTTTTTCCGCTTTCCCTTTTCTACGGCGCAGTACAGCattgccgccacggcagacTCGTGTGCAGAGACGAGGGCAGCCGCGGGGGCCGACAGACacgggaagagagaggcgcacagacagacacacgccgcaCCTCATCTCAgcacgccgcggcc carries:
- the HASPB2 gene encoding hydrophilic acylated surface protein b, whose product is MGSSCTKDSAKEPQKSADKIKSTNETNQGGNASGSRKSAGGRTNEYDPKDDGFTPNNEDRCPKEDGHTGKNDDGGPKEDGHAPKNDDHAPKEDGHAPKNDDHAPKEDGHAPKNDDHAPKEDGHAPKNDDHAPKEDGHAPKNDGDVQKKSEDGDNVGEGGKGNEDGNDDQPKEHAAGN
- the HASPA1 gene encoding hydrophilic acylated surface protein a — its product is MGSSCTKDSAKEPQKSAGNIDTTTRSDEKDGVLVQQNDGDVQKKSEDGDNVGEGGKGNEDGNDDQPKEHAAGN
- the SHERP gene encoding small hydrophilic endoplasmic reticulum-associated protein (sherp), translated to MDQETRDQMKNAAAEAKDNVHDKIQELKDDVGNKAAEVRDAVSSTVESIKDKLSGGS